In Electrophorus electricus isolate fEleEle1 chromosome 10, fEleEle1.pri, whole genome shotgun sequence, the genomic window CAAAAAGTAtgacatattaataaacatgtaaatatgacAATACCGAATTATAGAAAATATTGGTTATAGTGCAATAGCTGGTAAAGGTATACTGGACTGGTAGAATTGTAATTTAAAGGATCTTTTTTTTAGAGTTGCGTTAAAGTATTTACTAGGAGAAAGATTAtttatttgcctgtttttcatttttaaaactttttttaaaaatgttaacacaCTGGGACGGACTTTTAAGAAACTTCTTTTTAAAGTTCCCATCAGTAGCACTACTCCATTATTGCAGCCAATTTTCCATCTGGGACATttgttgtgtgcatttggtttttgtgtgatatatgtatgtattcagTCTGTGTGACTGAGCTTGCAGTAGTCTTTGGTGTACATcatgctgctgctctctgcagcTCTGACCTCTGCACCCTCAGTGCAGTGGAGCATGCTGGGAGATTTGGGTGGGGCAGAGATGCAGGCATACCCTGAGTTGGCATAAATGCTGATCTTCTCATAGTGGGTGGAGCTTGACTGAGGGCTGCTCTCAAACTCTTCAAATATACTGTCAATTTTAAGAGACTCCTCCTGTTGTGGAAGTACAGCTGGCTGCACCGCAGGCCTCTGAAAATGCATGTCCTGAGAGCTTAGAGTTCTAGCTAAagttatatacatgcatgtgcacacacattgggaatacaaaataaattagcTATGGAATGGAATTTGAGAATCATGAAACATAGGTCTTTGCATTAGTTCTGTACAGTGCTTAGTGTTGGAGATGTTCAATCTAATTCATCAGACTCACTTTGAAATCTCTGAAATATGAAGTGGGACTTGGTGTCAGTACCTGACTTTTGCACCTAggtaaaaataaagataatattATAAGGTTTAccggtgtgcatgtgtgtgtttaagacagAGACCTACCAGGAATATGGAATGTAGAAGAGTAGCAAAACTAGCAGCACACTGATCAGAGCAAACCATCTACTGTCCAGTGATGTATCCAGAGAGTCTGcttctgcagacacacaaaacagcttAACAGTAGTGATCATTGGAAGCTAGACTGCTGCTAGCATTATAGTGCATAGTGGATCTGTAATTATATTTCTAAgtataaatatgatttttttttttccttatgcAGGCTTCCTTATAGCATTATTACATTGACAATGTATGCAAATTCTATTACTGTGAATGGCTCCGGTTGTCCAGTGTATGGCAGATCCCCATTGGCTCCAAACACCTTTGTAATGCATCTGATTGGGCATTGAGCACACacgtgctgtgtagtttgtgtgagGTGCAAACCTGGCCACTTCCACAGCCACATTTGTGTCAACCAGCTGGACATCCAAAACCTATAAACATACACTGCATGCAAGCAAACTCTGGCATATGTGCACATAAGGGAAGACATTTGCagcagagctacacacacacacacacacacacacacacacacacacacacacctggtcctTGCTGCTAATGCTAAATTTGTACTGGAGGTACGGTATGAGGAAGATGTTTTCTTGGTATCCACTCTGCCAATAAAAAACAGCCTGATCAATCTCCCATAGCAATGTCAGGTTAGTGGGAGGAACAGGACGAActgcaaaaaaagtaaaaaaaaaaaaaaaaaaaaaaaagtacttacAAAGACTGTGTCTAGgtatatatttctgtgtgtgtgcgcttatgAGAAACTGTTTGCATGTACTCATGGTCTTACTGTGTTTTACTGGCATGTATTCCATCTCCAGAACTACTGAGctgttgttgccatggtaactggAGGTCAGGGAGATCTGGAAGGTGTCCGTGTCACTGAACGTGTATTCAAGCCATGGAGATACGTCCAACACGCAAACCCATCCATGTGTGTGCGCCTTTAACACACACTTGTGTCCCTGATTCATGTCCCTGTACAATACATGAACATTAAATTGAGtacttttattgtaaaattctatttaaaattcGTTACACCATTGATAGACAGGATGAGAACTATATTTGCATAaatttgaatattcatgagattcatgaataataaatatcaccagcactaaCACGTAATCATAGAACTCTAGCCAAGAGGTGGTGCTGTGGGGCAGTACTTCAGTAGACGTATTCAAAAGGCAGGTGATGGTGAAGAGGTAATCATTTAAACACTCCAGATTGTAGTTACTGCCTAAAgatgcacaggcacacaaaacaAGTTAGAAGCAACTTGGTCTAGTAAGAAAAATATCACAATTTTCAAAACTTGCATAATTAACCACGTAAAAAAGAAGTAATACTCAGAAATATTGAAATTTATACCGAAATGTGTCAGATTTCCCCACAGCTGTGAAAAACCGCcaaatgaaaggaagaaaaggCTGAAtctcattttccttttctgttaAAAGACTATCAGTGAACAGTGAAGATAATGTAATCAGTTTCAGGcttaaattaatttacaaagGATCGTGTAACCTCCCCTGACAATTATCCTTCCATTAGACACAGAATTAAAAGGTTTATATGAATAGATGGTTATCAGTTGCCATTTAGGAAGTGAACTAGTATCATAATTCACGCAGACATAAATCTGTTTTATCTGAAATATAAAGCATTACCAGctaatgttttttcttcagttataATACAGTGTATATGTCAACACCATATTGCTTTCTATAAGAAATTGAGGAGAAACAATAATACCTGGAGCACATGGAGTTATTGCTGTTTGCGCAGTAACAGAGGATGAAAAGGATAATCCAAAAACGCACGCACACTGAGTCTTTCTGTTAGTAAAATCTGATACCTCACATCCTTAACTCATACATGCTCTCTGATCATATCGTGactttaacccccccccccccccgactgtTTAGTCATTTCTGAAATCTTATATCCTCATCTCAGCAAGTATGCTTTGTCTCATactataatctctctctcaagATGATGATGTTTTAAActataaatattgtatattttctGCAATCCCTCTGCAAATTTCTTTTAACCTTCAATGTTCACCATCCAGTGTGGCTGAACATGCTTGGAAGCTCAGTGCTACAAAGACCTCACATGAGTGAATAATTCATATTGCATATCAAATTACATCTTTACAAGATTGAAaccaattaaatattttttacagcaTGCTGATGTGATATAATGTTGTGATATAATGATACAGATTTTATGGATGTCAGAGAGCTAAGCCGGTGTTAGTTTTGCCACTTGGAAGGAGTTAAGTGATTTTATGGTGATAAACTGCTATATTTCCTATGCCACCAATACTAAATCTGCCGCTACTGCACAAGTTCATCTTGTGCAAGAGAGTTTTTTTCTCTGAACCAAAATTTGTCTGATCTAGTCAAAAATTTGATCAAGGTGATTTTTCAACATACTTCTACATCATATTCCAACAAAACGGTCACAAATCATGGGATTCATTTGAGATGTGTTCTACAACTGCAACTGTTAATGCATAAAGGAAACATGGCGTACACACCATGGACAGTGAGgcttttaaatggttttattttattatttttttaattctaccCATGCCTGATAAGGATCATCTGTAAAAAATGAAACTCTTTCGGTGAGTTATCTGATGAATTTCTTTCTGCGGATAGGTGCTGAACTATAAGGCCAGTGTCAGGAACATGCTGAGCACAGAATTATGTAACGATTGTTTAGGATTAGTAGAATACTTAACAGAGGTGCATGCTGTTGTCAGGATGCACTCATGTCCAGGTCTTTGGACCTGTGACCTGAGCCTGCCCTGATAGCTGTATGCAACATCAACCTAAGATAGATTTCAGCCGGGATAAATGCAGTGATATTTTTGGCACATGTGCATCTGTTTGATCAATGTCTCCCTCGCCGCATGTTGCTACTAgacatggataaaaaaaaaggtccacTGCTTTCCTCATAATTTAGATCTGTGCATTGCATGACTTCACTGCTATTTACCTGCTGCTGATttattaagtaaaataaaacccaggaggtctttttaaaaatgagaagtGCAGCATTGTCATGTGTGTCCTCGTGTATTTAATATGTATATGAAATATGgtaatatattttgaataagTATTATCACATTTTTAGGTTTTGGAACTACCTGCAATTTACACAGGACATCCAAACCATTTATTAACTTCTGACCTAGATTTCTACAGCAACTTACTTTCCACGTATCTTGAACAGCAGCACACTTTCTGTTTCTGACAAAGAGGTAGCCAAGAGAGGATGTTTGgagaaatgtaaaaagcaaTTAAGTTAGATAGAAAGTGTGGTTTTGTGGCACTCGTTTAGTGATTTATGACCTGATGGTCTTCCGTTGCTCAAAGATTTAGGAGATTTAGGGGAAGTTAATGGATCACCTGTATTACATCGAGTTTAAGTCCAGTGAGAAGCCATTGAGAAGTGATAAGCTTCTCATCAGTAAAGCTGTCACTGAACTTTTAGCTACACATGAATATCATTAATGGGAAAGCAATTCTACGTTATTTCTTGACTAAGTGGAATCATTGCTGTAGATCTTAAACATTCAGTCATTATAATACAGTTACAGAGCAAAGGGCTTGTGAGTGAAGGCTTCATGTCATCTTTATTGCTTTGTTACATTAAGAAACCATGGCATGTTTTTACTATAACCAAGCCATCCACAAAGATGCGTGTGAGTGAAGAGACGTGTGCAAATTTCGTAACTTAACATGTAGAACAGCTAATACTCTCGGTTGTTAGTTATTTCCAGATTATTCTGCTCTATGTTACATGAATGGGAGGAGCATATAATAGCATTGATGGGTATGAGAAGAACAGGAAAGGGAACAGCATGAGAGGCACAGTATTAAGAGAGGTGACTCTGTTCAGTCTAATTCTTGAGGAGTGGCTTCGTTTCACACTGACTAATATACTGGggttaaaataaaagcagattACATGACTTGTGTCTCACTAATTTGTCTTAGGTATGATAACTGCAGCAAGTGCTATGAAAGTGTCAGTTTTTACCACAGAGTACACCACCTCCAACTCTCAGAGCACTTTTAGACCCGGTTCTCAGCCGTGAgttggcttggtggttagcatgtttgtcTCTAAGCCCTAGGGTGTTGAGTTCAAGTCCCTATCGGGGTGGTGTTCCCTCTGGAGTcccccacagtccaaaaacatggaggttaggtcgATTGCATACTCTAAGTTATtgttgtgtgtgtccagtgatggttggtgctctgtcctggtcttaaccttttgctgcagtcccccagggggctgtggtttctgatcaagagtatgctgtgtgtaaaattggctgctgcttcttatcaggtgtgtgagggtgttaaaaaaaaaaagtgtccttgagtttcagaaggtgctatataaatgcaactaataataaacaTGTGTGTGAAATTTCTCAGTGGGttgttgtaatgtaatgtaaagaatattatgaaagaaaacatattcagtcatacatttttttacataccTTACATTTTTTGTCAGCTCTTTTGtacttattatttttaatgtctgTACATCAGTTTTCTTGCCTTTAATTTTAGCTAGAGCTGCTTTCCAAGTCAAAAAGCTAACTTTCTTtccaatgtttgtttgttattccaTTTGTTATTCAGTTCAGACTTTATTGAGGTTGCTCTGACATATTTCTCGAGTGTTCAGGATGTTTAATGAGCTTGCCCATTTACCCCAGACATTGATATGGACCCCAGGATGCTAGGAAACATTGACAATGGTGTATTTTTCTGTCCCAAATACTAGCTGAATTCAGAATGCCTTGCATCTGGTCTAAAACATATTTTACGTTCATTCTTATCATCTTAAATCAGCACTACCTTCCTGAGTGTGATAAGCAATGAAGGCTACATAtacaccacctacaccaccaccatcttcattggaagaaatgttttgaaatcTTTTCCCGTGTTAGAACACAGTGTACCTTTTTgtgcgggatgggtttcggacacgcacacaccatcgAGACTAGACTAGGACTTCTTAGAGAATCGGAataattaattgcttattttttcattttattaatatttttttctctttcactatttattctgcttcTTATTGCCAATGTTGTTaatattgtggtgaccgttgtcggccagagtaGGATGCACCCCAccgagtcttggttcctctcaaagtttcttcttcatgctctaggaagtttttccttgccacttgCCCTTggttgctcactgggggcttggacacgaacatttgtaaagatgctttgtgacataTGTtctaaaaagc contains:
- the LOC113578457 gene encoding interleukin-21 receptor isoform X2, translated to MVPGLLVDEDMDLPPFPESTSGSNYNLECLNDYLFTITCLLNTSTEVLPHSTTSWLEFYDYVDMNQGHKCVLKAHTHGWVCVLDVSPWLEYTFSDTDTFQISLTSSYHGNNSSVVLEMEYMPVKHIRPVPPTNLTLLWEIDQAVFYWQSGYQENIFLIPYLQYKFSISSKDQVLDVQLVDTNVAVEVARFAPHTNYTARVCSMPNQMHYKGVWSQWGSAIHWTTGAIHKADSLDTSLDSRWFALISVLLVLLLFYIPYSWCKSQVLTPSPTSYFRDFKRPAVQPAVLPQQEESLKIDSIFEEFESSPQSSSTHYEKISIYANSGYACISAPPKSPSMLHCTEGAEVRAAESSSMMYTKDYCKLSHTD
- the LOC113578457 gene encoding interleukin-21 receptor isoform X1, encoding MRFSLFFLSFGGFSQLWGNLTHFGSNYNLECLNDYLFTITCLLNTSTEVLPHSTTSWLEFYDYVDMNQGHKCVLKAHTHGWVCVLDVSPWLEYTFSDTDTFQISLTSSYHGNNSSVVLEMEYMPVKHIRPVPPTNLTLLWEIDQAVFYWQSGYQENIFLIPYLQYKFSISSKDQVLDVQLVDTNVAVEVARFAPHTNYTARVCSMPNQMHYKGVWSQWGSAIHWTTGAIHKADSLDTSLDSRWFALISVLLVLLLFYIPYSWCKSQVLTPSPTSYFRDFKRPAVQPAVLPQQEESLKIDSIFEEFESSPQSSSTHYEKISIYANSGYACISAPPKSPSMLHCTEGAEVRAAESSSMMYTKDYCKLSHTD